The Sphaeramia orbicularis chromosome 18, fSphaOr1.1, whole genome shotgun sequence genome contains a region encoding:
- the cdca9 gene encoding borealin-2 has protein sequence MPPRRTKKDAQSDLDLDMRRSKLTLFIQQFEKEAQERMNELEAKLENTLATVDKVFKVELMKMPPSLKNTLMGDLLSVEEISAGEVSIAMKTESLEIQQPLRRMPSKRVKSTDSPPVGSSSTSKSSAKTSKGGRGAKKTRTGSKTTGNFRGTSVSIKRSESLKSGDHDASARPQLRSVVSTGDLPCSMSRSAAYISLTTAQGHTVCFSEETEEELNLDLLDDVAWCHIEKLKKMMDRLSSRCQR, from the exons ATGCCGCCGAGACGTACTAAAAAGGATGCTCAAAGTGATTTGGACCTGGACATGCGTCGGAGCAAACTCACCCTCTTCATCCAACAGTTTGAAAAAGAAG CACAGGAGCGCATGAACGAGCTGGAAGCCAAACTGGAGAACACATTGGCCACTGTTGACAAAGTGTTCAAGGTGGAGCTGATGAAGATGCCTCCTTCtcttaaaaacacactgatggGAGACCTACTCAGCG tagaGGAAATCTCAGCAGGTGAAGTGTCCATTGCTATGAAG ACTGAGTCCCTTGAGATCCAACAGCCCCTCAGGAGGATGCCCAGCAAAAGAG TGAAATCGACTGATTCTCCACCTGTTGGGTCCAGCTCTACCTCAAAGTCTTCAGCCAAGACCTCAAAG ggaggaagaggagcaaaAAAGACCAGAACTGGCAGCAAGACCACTGGAAACTTCAG GGGAACCTCAGTCAGTATCAAAAGAAGTGAAAGTCTTAAGAGTGGCGACCACGACGCTTCAGCCAGACCTCAGCTCAG GTCTGTCGTCTCCACCGGTGATCTGCCCTGTTCCATGTCCAGATCTGCGGCATACATCAGCCTAACCACAGCACAGGGACAC ACTGTCTGCTTCTCTGAAGAAACAGAGGAAGAACTGAACCTGGATTTGCTGGATGATGTGGCGTGGTGTCACATAGAGAAGCTCAAG AAAATGATGGATCGTCTTTCAAGTCGTTGCCAGCGATGA
- the plin2 gene encoding perilipin-2: MAAVEVISNQNVVERVVSLPLVSSTYGLVSTVYSNTKDTHPYIRTVCEAAEQGVRTITSVAFTTASPILDKLEPQIAIANDLACKGLDKIEKTLPILHQPSEQIVSNAKDVVTNAKDVVTGTVSGAKDTVSDTLNSVVERTRGAVQDGVEKTKAVVSGSVSTVLESRVAQMVSSGVETALSTSENLVEQYLPLTENELELEAENVQRFHNKTSYYVRLGSLSTKLRKRAYTRAVAKIHDGKQRSLEFISELNSTVDLIEYGRRNINGANQMVNDKLNSLMAWKSNSPHEERHDAEVIESRTLALARSLTQQLQTTCLVLVSGLQGLPNHIQQEALSVSRSASQIYASFSTADVLGDLPDSVLTSSRTHMGKMKESLDHVMDYLVNNTPLNWLVGPFYPRMEPKPTPTCAPCATARPSNRRHRQSPTEVEMEPLESEQQ; this comes from the exons ATGGCAGCAGTTGAAGTTATCTCAAATCAG AATGTAGTGGAGAGGGTGGTCAGTCTTCCCCTGGTGAGCTCCACCTATGGTCTGGTGTCCACTGTGTACTCCAACACCAAGGACACCCACCCTTACATCAGGACAGTTTGTGAGGCTGCGGAGCAAGGGGTCCGTACCATCACCTCAGTGGCCTTCACCACCGCCTCACCCATCCTAGACAAACTGGAACCTCAGA TTGCCATTGCCAATGATCTGGCCTGCAAAGGTCTGGACAAGATTGAGAAGACTTTGCCAATTCTTCACCAGCCCTCAGAGCAG ATTGTGTCCAATGCCAAGGATGTGGTAACAAATGCCAAAGATGTTGTGACAGGCACAGTTTCTGGCGCCAAGGACACAGTGTCCGACACTTTGAACAGCGTCGTGGAAAGGACCCGGGGTGCGGTACAGGATGGCGTGGAGAAGACCAAGGCAGTGGTCAGTGGAAGTGTCAGCACAGTTCTGGAAAGCAGAGTGGCCCAGATGGTCAGCAGCGGTGTGGAAACGGCCCTCAGCACCTCGGAGAACCTGGTGGAGCAGTACCTCCCCCTGACGGAGAACGAGCTGG AACTGGAAGCTGAAAATGTTCAGCGTTTCCACAACAAAACAAGCTACTATGTGCGCCTGGGCTCCCTTTCCACCAAGCTCCGAAAGCGGGCATACACCAGAGCCGTGGCCAAAATCCATGATGGAAAACAGCGCAGCCTGGAATTCATTTCAGAGCTGAACTCCACGGTTGACCTG ATTGAATATGGAAGAAGGAACATCAACGGAGCGAACCAGATGGTAAACGACAAGCTCAACTCCTTGATGGCATGGAAGTCCAACAGTCCACATGAGGAAAGACATGATGCAGAG GTGATCGAGTCCCGCACCTTGGCCCTGGCTCGTTCCCTCACCCAGCAGCTCCAGACCACCTGCCTGGTACTCGTCTCCGGCCTGCAGGGTCTCCCCAACCACATCCAGCAGGAGGCGCTGTCCGTCAGCCGCTCCGCCTCACAGATCTACGCCAGCTTCAGCACGGCCGACGTGCTGGGAGACCTGCCTGACAGCGTGTTGACCAGCAGCAGAACACACATGGGCAAAATGAAGGAGTCACTGGACCACGTCATGGATTACCTGGTCAATAACACACCCCTCAACTGGCTCGTCGGACCTTTTTACCCCCGGATGGAGCCCAAACCCACGCCTACATGTGCACCCTGCGCCACAGCAAGGCCCTCCAACAGAAGACACCGCCAGAGTCCAACGGAGGTCGAGATGGAGCCGTTGGAATCTGAGCAGCAATAG